TTTTACCCCTGATAATTCCCCAACATTTAATTTTCCATATTCAACTATCTTCCCATAAGCTTTCCCTTTGTATATTTTTCCAATTTCTCTTTTTTCATAAGTAATGGCTCTAGGTTTACAAACTATTTTACATCCTCCACAATCATGACAACTTTTGTCAAAGATAACCACTTTTTTCCTTCCAACTATAATTGCACTATATTTACAAAGTTCTTCACATTTCCCACAAAGAGTACATTTTTCTTGATCTACAACTGGAAATTCAGTATAAATTGGCATTTCTTTTTCTATAGATGGTTTTAAAAATATATGCTGATTTGGCTCTTCCACATCTGTGTCTATTATTGAACTATTAGGAATACTGTAGAATAAATTTCCACTAATTGTAGTTTTCCCTGTTCCACCTTTTCCACTTAAAACAGCTATTTTCATAATACCTTCCTTTTAATTAAGTTTTAAGCTATCCCAATTGGGATAGCTTAAATTTTAAAATTATTACACCATTCTTAAACCTGGTTTTTCATCTAATTTTCCCTCTTCTAAAAGACCACTTTCATAGGCTTTTATAGCTGCTTCTACAGTTTTGTATTCTCCATATAAGTATCCTTTAATTTCAAACTCTTTAGCTGCTACTTTTGCTTTAGGACCAAATTCTGGAACTATTGCTTCTTTAACATTATTATTATAAAGTGTTTTTATTGCCTTTTGTCCAGCTCCTGAAACATCATCCTTAGATGTATTTTTAATTGCTTTAAACTCTTTTGTTTCAGTATTATATATTATAAAATATTCTGCTCTTCCAAATCTTTCAGCTACTTCTGAACTTAAATTAACCCCTGCTGATGCTATTGCTATAATCATAATTGCCCCCTTTAATTATTGGTGATCATGTTCTCCATGTTCGTGAGTACAAGCACTTCCCTTGGAAATTAATTCCCCTTTCATTAGTTCCTCTAGATTTTTTTCAATTGTTCCTGTTGCTCCTAAAAAAACTTGAATATCTTGAGCGTGAAATAAATCAACTGCTCTTTGTCCCATTCCTCCAGTAACTATTACATTTGCTCCTTGTTCTCCTAAAAATTTAGGGAATACTCCTGGTTGATGTTCTGGAGCTGGTATTATTTCTCTATTTATAACTTTCCCATCTTCAACTGTTACTGCACAAAATTTAGCACAATGTCCAAAATGTTCCTCTACCATTACCTCATCATTTGTTGGAAATACTATTTTTATTGCCATTCCTTTGCCCCCTTATTTTCTATTTTGTGTTTTGTGTTTTTTCTACTAGTTTGTTAATAATATCGTTAATTGCATCATGAGCTGCATTTTTATCTTCACTTGCAATATAAGGTTTCCCATCATCCCCTGCACTTACTATTGCTGTGTTCATTGGAATTTTACCTAGGAAGCCAACACTTAATT
Above is a window of Fusobacterium sp. IOR10 DNA encoding:
- a CDS encoding 4Fe-4S binding protein translates to MKIAVLSGKGGTGKTTISGNLFYSIPNSSIIDTDVEEPNQHIFLKPSIEKEMPIYTEFPVVDQEKCTLCGKCEELCKYSAIIVGRKKVVIFDKSCHDCGGCKIVCKPRAITYEKREIGKIYKGKAYGKIVEYGKLNVGELSGVKIINKLKEISDNEETLFIDCPPGTSCSTVAAVEDSNFAIIVVEPTPFGVSDMKMVVSMLRDMNKKFAVVINKAGLGDDEVYDYCEAEGLSIIGEIPFDREVAELYAKGEMAAEKLPKYKLEFEKIFDRLRRMI
- a CDS encoding NifB/NifX family molybdenum-iron cluster-binding protein, whose amino-acid sequence is MIIAIASAGVNLSSEVAERFGRAEYFIIYNTETKEFKAIKNTSKDDVSGAGQKAIKTLYNNNVKEAIVPEFGPKAKVAAKEFEIKGYLYGEYKTVEAAIKAYESGLLEEGKLDEKPGLRMV
- a CDS encoding NifB/NifX family molybdenum-iron cluster-binding protein yields the protein MAIKIVFPTNDEVMVEEHFGHCAKFCAVTVEDGKVINREIIPAPEHQPGVFPKFLGEQGANVIVTGGMGQRAVDLFHAQDIQVFLGATGTIEKNLEELMKGELISKGSACTHEHGEHDHQ